In Silurus meridionalis isolate SWU-2019-XX chromosome 7, ASM1480568v1, whole genome shotgun sequence, the genomic stretch tgATCTATTTAGCAAGATTTCACCTGTAGCAGGTCGTCATTATTGATCGTTAAAGCACACGCTTTGAGGAACACTCACTTTTTTAGTAAGCCGTTAGAATTGTTCGTGTTGGCATTCGCCCCCACACTACAAACACCTGAGATAGGCTTGTGAACATGTATCTGCACTATTTACACTATGTTTAAATCGAATAAAGGGGTGTACGAGTGGACGCTTCCGTCACTACAGCGAATCGACCAAATTGACTATCGTGAAGTATACGtcgtcttcttcctctttccaGTTCAGCGTTTGGTGTCTTGTAGTACTTGCGCACTCGAAAATtcaataaatgacataaatataaaaacgtGCTTACTTCCAGTTGTAGGCTGCGGGACCAACCTTAGCATCAGTGTAACTTCTTCTAGCATGTAGATAagcatgtgagtgtgtttgtagcCATCAGGTTTGAATCTTCCTGTTAAAATGGGTCCTGGGACCACAAGGACGGAGTTTATGACCGCTTAAGTTTTCACTACTCAATTACAGTAGCCCCGTGCTACTAGCAAGTGTTCTGCGTTCTGAACGGCTGCTCCAGGACACGTTGAACTCCACCCTTGTTGACCCGGGGACACCCACGTCGTGATCCATGACTACCGGGTTTCATCCTCCAGATCTCTTTGTTCGATTTTCAAACATCAGTTTAGCTGTACAATATTTTGGTTTTTCTTTGCTGTGtcattttcagtgttttatacatttttccttcatgcACCTTTGATTCTTTTGGGATTTTAGACTTAATAAATTGGAAAGGATTCTTTTCTGAGTCCAgcacttgtctttttttttttttttttgagatcttgaatacttcattttttttagtgTCTGTACGAATAAAgagtttttttctcctttatatgtttatggtttttattattaaatcagtAGCTTAAACGTGTTAGAACGTGGATCTGTGGGTCTGTGACTAATTTGAAAATGCAGACGCCTACATTGTTTTTGAAAGACTGTCTGTCTTCATTCAAAATTTGACAATAGTGGCTTTCACAGAAGAATCTGATCAGACTGGCTGAACTCCTGCAGGCACACAAGCAGgtgttccgtctggactgcggctcattggaaccgaagCGACGAACACGTCCGACTGGAGTGAaatctatcatggaacgacctgcccagtcaccgcacctcaatcctaTCGAACTTCTCTGTGAAGAATAACCAGTAAAGAACATTGGTCAAAAGTGTGTGAGGATCTGAGGGAGGATCTGGACGTGTAtagatttattttgtcaaaGCGAATCTTTATATCAATGGAGGACcgaatttgtttgttgtttttgtagaAACGAAAGGAAcgttttttatcatttaaagtATGCAGTAAATAAGTGCTTAATTACTACATGTGAACCCAATTTTATATAATTGGACCTTTTGCGCTTTGCTTCAcgtataaatattatatacaataaaaaaaacaggccagGGTCCTCAAAAACTTCCGGTTGCACTCGGTCAATTCCAGTTCCGGGTCGCGTTGTTTGCAAAATGGCGGCAACACCGGTTTCAACCCCTTCACAGTTGCTACCTTTGGGTAAGAACGCGGATATAAACGTtactgttattttattaaagtcattCACGATGTTTAATGGTGTTTATAAGTATATATGTTGTCCTCACGTAGCCGTGTGTGAGAATAGACGTGCATTTGTGCTCACAATTAACAAACAATGGTTGCGTCCCAAATCACACATGGACGCACTACACAGAATGTCTAAATATCACGGACTCTCTGAAGTACCCTACGCGCTATGTAGTGCTcgagtgtgtggtttgggacgcAACCAGCGAAACGCATGTTTAGTTGTTTAGTAATAATCTTATTTTAaatgactgtttttatttatttcctgattATTAAACTCGAATTAGATGATTAAAAGTGTCTTTATGTGAGGATTTGGCTTCTTTAAGAAACGTTCTGATGACGCTTTtcttaaaagaaataaagttttacCTCAGGGTTTTACTTCAAGCAGTCAGGAAGGTAAAATACCCGGatgttattttaatttaatattttttctcttttagtcacatcataaataaataaataaataaaatagaatagtctatcaaacaattaaattatgcagtattttttagtatttttagataataaaaatactaagttttttaataaatgtctttttGCCACAAAggttcagtttaaaaaaatatatataataaaaaatacaagtcAAACCAATAAATTGTATAGACATAAAAAATTGCCATATTTGTCTGTAAGTTAAAGCCCCAGGAGGaagagatggatagatggagaaattgatggataaatagagagagatttatttatagagagatggaaaaaatgatttgatggatggatggagagatttatagagagagagatgtagaaattgatggatggatcaaGGGAGGCAGGGATTAATGTATGGAAGGAGAGATTGAAATATCCTCCTGCTGAAAATGCTCTTCTGTGGAATTCTCCATGATGGTTACCAGTCTCCACTACCAACCCCAAGCTCTCCAGAGGGAGTCCCCAGTATCCAGCATGATGTCACTGCATCTCATGCTCATGTATACATTAAACGACTCAAGTTTTCTCAAGAAGTTCTCAAGCGTCTGCTCAGTCCTTTCCTATAGACGGCTTCTCCGTTGCAGTAACTAAACTCCTAGGTATGAAACGGAGGAATCCGATTGGCCGATTAGATGTGCAGGAAATTTGAATGAGCACTGCTCAAACTGTAACACCATAAAGAATaattctaaccaatcagattccacCTGGTGCCAGTTTGCATtgctgctgtgtgtttttatggattgattttatttgtgtatctgattgtttattttacacagagTTGGTGGATAAATGTATCGGCTCCCGGATTCACATAGTCATGAAGAACGATAAAGAGATCGTGGGGACCTTGCTGGGGTTCGACGATTTTGTCAGTATCCTTTCTTAACACTTTAGCATGCTCTTTCAGAACGTTCCTCTCTCATTGTCCTTGACCGCTGTGTGATCAGACATGGTGCTCGAGGACGTCACTGAGTTGTACGTACCATTTTCTTTTTACGCTCCTTTCTCACGTTTGTACGATACGGGTTTCTGACTGTGCTTGTGATTGTCGCAGTGAGATCACGCCCGAGGGACGACGGATAACGAAACTGGATCAGATCCTCCTCAACGGGAACAACATCACCATGGTGGGTGCTCGGGGCCGGGTCCCGACAACAAGCCTTTCACTCTTAAACACAGAGTCAACATTGCGTGCTACAATATAGGGCCTGAAGATTTGGGACAGAGCCCCGAAAATGTCTGAAGTTCCAATACGAGcgttcatttaaaaacagagaACTAGTGTTCAGGATGGAACTTCAGCATCATTCTAATTATTGGTCTGGGAGCtaaatatccatccatccatccatccatccatccatcgaaaTAAATATatggagaaataaataaataaatggagaaataaataaataaatggagaaataaataaatatatggagAAATAAATGGAGAAATAAGTAaatggagaaataaataaataaataaatggagaaataaataaatggagaaataaataaataaatggagagATATATGGATGGATTGAAGGATGGGTTGATGGGctttttgaaaaacatttaaattagtgGAGGTTGAATTATTTGGCCGTGAGCTAAATTCCCATCCATCCAGTGTATGGGACAGAGCCCATAAATGACAGATCTACTAGCAAAAGCATTGATTTGGGACAGAGCCCTAAAATTTCTAGTGCACTAATAAGACCACTGATGAGGTATTAGCACTAAGGGTTGGGACACATTTCTAAACCGAGAACTGGTTTGGGACAGAGCCCTATAAAGGCCAACACTCTAGTATGGACACTAGTTAGTGATCTCACTTCACCCAGTGTTCCAGGAGACCACCGGCACATGGGGCGGAGTCTGAAACCGATAAGTACACTAATTAGAGAGGGGCAGATGAGTTTGGGACAGAGCCGATGGTAAACGCTGAACAGTGATTAATGATGAATAATGAATTGCATGTGATGATAAACCGGTGTGTTTGCAGTTGATCCCTGGAGGTGAAGGACCGGAGGTGTGAGCCGAACCACTGCAGctgtgtttttctcctttttttttttttttttatagaaatgttatgtttttgattgattgtataattttttttaacgtaaaaaaaaagctgtgtctGAGTTAGTACGACATCTGATAGTGTGTCAGAATGAAGAGTTCTTTCCTGTTATTGATGAATAAAGGCTTTTGTGGAGCCTGAACGCTCTTTAATCCAATGATACTCTGCAGTACACGCGTGTGACCACCGGGGGAGTCTCGCTCGAATTAAATTCCAAGCCAAGTTCTAAATGTACTGAATTGAAATCTGCGCAATAGGAAATATTTGCATACCGACTCCTGATTGGCTCGTGCATTTGGTGATGTCATCATTCATTGTGAGTGTGGGACTATTTAGGGACATGCACACGGGGGGGGACACCACTAgcatttgggacacagccagCGTTCTTTTAAGGACACACTAGTTTACCCTAGAAAATGTCTGACTGACGAGTATTTGCTTAATTTATGGACTAGAAAGAACCCTGGTGTTTGAGGCCGAGCCCTAAAACACCATATTAGTATGAAAAAACGATTTGAGTAACACTAACTAGGGGAGAACATTGGCATTTGGGACGCAGCCAAAAAACTGCTGCCATCCTAGTAAGAACACTGATCACTAGCATTCTAGTAAGATGGTGAATTTGGGACAGGACCCTAAATAGCTACCCTACACTACTAATAGAAGTGCACTGGTGTTTGGGATGAAGCCCGAGAGCAAAATCAGAATTTCAGTCTGGAAAAAAGGGGCGGAGTCACAGGTTTCATATTAAACCTGAgggttttatttcagatttgtGTGTGGTTACATGTGTAGTTGTAGTTGCTCAGAAGTATCCAACGGCGACGGTTTCTTTCAGCAGACGTGAGGTCAGGCGTGTGAGGACAAGGCCGCCGTCCCGCTCTCAGTACATGGAGggtttctcttctcctttcGGGTTCACCACCTTCTCCAGGTTCTTGCTGATGATGTCGTAGAGCTCCGCCTGCAGACACACGTACAAGCGAGTTACCTCAAAATCCATGTTATTTCTACGTTAGTGCGTAAAACACAACGGAACGGAGTACAGACATAATATCCGCGGATGTCCAGGAGGATGACCCGGATCTCGCAGTACGCTGCTTCGTCTTTCTCGTGGACGAGCGAACGGTAGTCCATCTGTAATCACACACTCGTTTAGTTTAGTGATCCACAGGTAACCGTTATGGAGACAtggagcgttttttttttttcactcttctcACCACATGAG encodes the following:
- the lsm5 gene encoding U6 snRNA-associated Sm-like protein LSm5; the protein is MAATPVSTPSQLLPLELVDKCIGSRIHIVMKNDKEIVGTLLGFDDFVNMVLEDVTEFEITPEGRRITKLDQILLNGNNITMLIPGGEGPEV